A genomic segment from Thermotoga neapolitana DSM 4359 encodes:
- the rpsF gene encoding 30S ribosomal protein S6, which yields MAYVKERIYESMFIIAPNVPEEEREKLVERVKGIIEERVKGKIDKVERMGMRKFAYEIKKFSEGDYTVIYFRCDGQHLQELENFYRITPEIIRWQTFRRFDLEKKERKAQSEKKEAEVSEGEGGTEA from the coding sequence GTGGCTTACGTGAAGGAGAGGATCTACGAGAGCATGTTCATCATCGCTCCAAACGTACCAGAAGAAGAAAGAGAAAAACTCGTCGAAAGAGTCAAAGGAATCATCGAAGAGAGGGTCAAGGGAAAGATCGACAAAGTCGAAAGGATGGGCATGAGGAAGTTCGCCTACGAGATCAAAAAGTTCAGCGAAGGAGACTACACGGTGATCTACTTCAGGTGTGACGGACAGCACCTTCAGGAACTGGAGAATTTCTACAGGATAACCCCGGAGATCATCAGATGGCAGACCTTCAGAAGGTTTGACCTGGAAAAGAAAGAGAGGAAGGCTCAGAGCGAAAAGAAAGAGGCTGAGGTCTCTGAGGGTGAAGGAGGAACCGAAGCCTGA
- a CDS encoding chromosome partitioning protein ParA: MRMKVSGVLFLLISLILFARGTFSVLDFSANRSYEIHYMLDSELHTWVGHDDYVDISKSEFEQLRSVIQRNESYVKSLRQKVSELESQIEDLKDQLSNKEQTIGDLEDRITTLTASVSSLEGLLKEKDQKITELQDRESDLEDRITTLTASVSFLKSLLEEKDQKIAEKDQHILNLKNQIQDLENLLDAKNEEITILASLASAPATITEIFKENKDLKKRLETAESTITILKEEIRKRDEQLSQAKTQLERMNELETLVETYQSSLTTLQEALKEKDEQLKILSETLTREVEKAQAESEKLREKLKKALSILKSLNDILRVLKENLSSLEAISLES; the protein is encoded by the coding sequence ATGAGGATGAAAGTGTCTGGTGTGCTTTTTTTACTGATCTCTCTGATACTTTTTGCAAGGGGAACATTCTCCGTTCTGGATTTTTCAGCGAACAGGTCCTATGAAATCCACTATATGCTTGATTCAGAACTTCATACGTGGGTGGGACACGATGACTACGTGGACATTTCAAAAAGTGAATTTGAGCAATTGAGATCTGTGATTCAGCGAAACGAAAGTTATGTTAAAAGTCTGAGGCAGAAAGTGAGTGAACTGGAGAGCCAGATTGAAGATCTTAAAGACCAACTTTCAAACAAAGAACAGACCATAGGAGACCTGGAAGATCGGATCACGACCCTCACTGCATCTGTGTCTTCCCTAGAAGGCCTGCTGAAAGAAAAAGATCAAAAAATAACAGAACTTCAAGATCGTGAGTCTGACCTGGAAGATCGGATCACAACTCTCACCGCGTCTGTGTCTTTCCTGAAAAGCCTGCTAGAAGAGAAAGATCAAAAAATAGCAGAAAAGGATCAGCATATTCTCAACCTGAAAAATCAAATCCAGGATCTGGAAAATCTACTCGATGCGAAGAACGAGGAGATCACCATTCTTGCTTCGCTTGCAAGTGCACCGGCTACGATAACGGAGATTTTCAAGGAAAACAAAGATCTGAAAAAGCGTCTTGAGACAGCAGAGTCCACCATCACAATTCTGAAAGAAGAGATTCGAAAAAGGGATGAACAGCTATCTCAGGCCAAAACTCAGCTGGAGCGAATGAACGAGCTGGAAACTCTGGTAGAAACTTACCAGAGCTCACTGACCACCCTTCAGGAGGCTTTGAAGGAAAAAGACGAACAGCTGAAAATCCTTTCAGAAACTCTAACCAGGGAAGTTGAAAAAGCACAGGCAGAATCTGAAAAACTTCGAGAAAAATTGAAGAAAGCACTATCAATACTCAAATCCCTCAACGATATCCTCAGGGTTCTGAAAGAGAATCTCTCCAGCCTTGAAGCCATCAGCCTTGAAAGCTAG
- a CDS encoding NAD(P)/FAD-dependent oxidoreductase, translated as MWLKKLGIVGFGASAIGFIHGLIESGKISNYRITILERGKDYAHNTISGVRMDGKIFISYGMGGEIYIPLEIQAKTVEFYLKFSGYKPAADRREGLINYLRSFERDGKKIEFGESFSNERVYKLFYHHGFEPVKSYFFHLGTDILKETNENIYRHFSSFENIEFLFGVTAEDVDFGPPHRVHTEKGDFEFDELVIAVGRSGHRLMERLKEKYPQLVKPNQFVDIGIRYELPNHVMDPFSDMYEVKIRYRTKTGYICRIFCQNPAGKVTLEKYEDFTTVNGYSDSLRKTENTNFAILVTTRFTEPFKDPTGYGVNLAKLANILAGDREKVILQTYGDFKEFRRTKRLGRVHPTLDPESYILGDANLVFPSKIRESLVDFVENLDRVIPGAAYFDNLLYAVEVKFYTNKFLNDVVEDLHVIGDCSGWTRSVQYATSMGYMRAMGMKIQPL; from the coding sequence ATGTGGTTGAAGAAACTCGGGATTGTTGGTTTTGGTGCGAGTGCAATCGGTTTCATTCACGGCCTCATAGAGAGTGGAAAGATAAGCAACTACAGGATCACCATTCTTGAGAGGGGAAAGGACTACGCCCACAACACCATCTCCGGTGTGAGGATGGATGGAAAGATCTTCATCTCATACGGCATGGGAGGAGAGATCTACATTCCCCTCGAAATCCAGGCAAAGACGGTGGAGTTCTACCTGAAGTTTTCCGGCTACAAGCCAGCCGCTGACAGAAGAGAAGGCCTCATAAACTATCTGAGATCCTTCGAAAGAGACGGAAAAAAGATCGAGTTTGGAGAGTCCTTTTCGAACGAGAGAGTCTACAAACTCTTCTACCACCACGGCTTTGAGCCGGTGAAGTCGTACTTCTTCCATCTGGGAACTGACATACTCAAAGAGACGAACGAGAACATATACAGACACTTTTCCTCGTTCGAAAACATCGAATTTCTCTTCGGAGTTACCGCAGAGGACGTGGACTTTGGGCCACCCCACAGGGTACACACCGAAAAGGGAGACTTCGAATTCGATGAACTCGTGATCGCCGTAGGAAGAAGTGGTCACAGACTCATGGAACGTCTCAAAGAGAAGTACCCACAACTTGTGAAACCGAATCAGTTCGTCGACATCGGAATCAGATACGAACTTCCAAACCACGTTATGGATCCCTTCTCCGACATGTACGAGGTGAAGATCCGTTACAGAACGAAAACGGGTTACATCTGCAGGATCTTCTGTCAGAACCCGGCAGGGAAGGTGACCCTGGAAAAGTACGAGGACTTCACCACGGTGAACGGATACTCGGACAGTCTTCGAAAGACAGAGAACACGAACTTTGCCATCCTGGTCACCACGCGTTTTACAGAGCCCTTCAAAGACCCGACGGGCTACGGGGTGAATCTCGCAAAACTCGCAAACATCCTCGCAGGAGACAGGGAAAAAGTGATTCTCCAGACGTATGGTGATTTCAAAGAGTTCAGAAGGACCAAAAGGCTTGGAAGGGTCCACCCCACCCTGGACCCGGAAAGTTACATTCTCGGAGACGCGAACCTCGTGTTCCCCTCGAAGATAAGAGAGTCCCTTGTGGACTTCGTTGAGAACCTCGACAGGGTGATACCGGGGGCTGCTTACTTCGACAACCTGCTCTACGCGGTCGAGGTGAAGTTCTACACCAACAAGTTCCTCAACGACGTGGTGGAAGACCTTCACGTCATCGGAGACTGTTCAGGCTGGACAAGATCGGTCCAGTACGCCACATCGATGGGCTACATGAGAGCAATGGGAATGAAGATTCAGCCCCTGTGA
- a CDS encoding queuosine precursor transporter translates to MEASVMVVNWLFLSLEYFLGVLLVFITIRFFGLKGIYALGAMLVLYMNVAVLKAYDLLPGVQLYAGVFLGPFFITLVAIVTEVYGYREAQKLVAVGFFAQVVFLAGMLVALGYVPSNEDWAHEHMKALFLPVWRTTIFSWIAFVVSGVFKARFQDFLKRTEGLFGKHLWLRDNAATKLAQLVDNVIFFYGALTGYFSLRTITVFLIWTTLFEWLFDYLDTWVVVKGVKWMTGFHEETITVRG, encoded by the coding sequence GTGGAGGCGAGTGTGATGGTTGTGAACTGGCTCTTTCTTTCCCTTGAATACTTCCTTGGAGTTTTGCTTGTTTTCATCACCATTCGTTTCTTCGGATTGAAGGGAATATACGCCCTCGGGGCGATGCTGGTGCTCTACATGAACGTGGCTGTGTTGAAGGCGTACGATCTGCTTCCCGGTGTACAGCTGTACGCCGGTGTCTTCCTTGGCCCCTTTTTCATCACGCTGGTTGCCATCGTGACGGAGGTTTACGGATACAGGGAAGCACAGAAACTGGTTGCCGTTGGTTTCTTCGCCCAGGTTGTGTTCCTTGCGGGAATGCTTGTTGCCCTCGGATACGTTCCATCGAACGAGGACTGGGCTCACGAGCACATGAAGGCTCTCTTCCTTCCCGTCTGGAGGACCACGATCTTCAGCTGGATTGCCTTCGTTGTGTCCGGTGTCTTCAAGGCGCGCTTTCAGGATTTTCTGAAGAGAACAGAAGGTCTTTTTGGAAAACACCTGTGGCTCCGTGACAACGCAGCGACGAAACTCGCTCAACTTGTGGACAACGTGATCTTCTTCTACGGTGCCCTCACCGGGTACTTCTCCCTGAGAACAATCACCGTTTTTCTCATCTGGACAACGCTCTTTGAATGGCTCTTCGACTATCTGGACACCTGGGTCGTGGTGAAGGGTGTGAAGTGGATGACGGGTTTTCATGAAGAAACAATCACTGTGAGAGGTTGA
- a CDS encoding metal-dependent transcriptional regulator, translating into MLSPTEKRYLLAVLLTLDEGSTRLKKVSDFLRVKMPSAKQILEELASKKLINYVRRGPISLTKKGTELAQKELERFNNLKEFLKKILFLDEEEAEKGAWEIFFNLEEKIADRVVDFMNFLTHCPHITPICIKGFKEYLETGEFPTLCRLKR; encoded by the coding sequence ATGTTATCACCGACCGAAAAGCGATACCTTCTTGCGGTCCTTTTGACACTGGATGAGGGAAGCACAAGGCTGAAGAAAGTATCGGATTTTCTCAGAGTGAAGATGCCATCTGCCAAGCAAATCCTCGAAGAACTCGCATCGAAAAAACTGATAAACTACGTGAGAAGGGGCCCCATTTCCCTCACAAAAAAGGGTACAGAACTTGCCCAGAAAGAACTGGAGCGCTTCAACAACCTGAAGGAGTTTTTGAAGAAGATCCTGTTCCTCGATGAGGAAGAGGCAGAAAAGGGTGCGTGGGAGATCTTCTTCAATCTCGAGGAGAAGATAGCAGACAGGGTCGTCGACTTCATGAACTTCCTCACACACTGTCCTCACATAACGCCCATCTGTATAAAGGGCTTCAAAGAATATCTGGAAACAGGAGAGTTTCCAACCCTTTGCAGACTCAAAAGGTGA
- a CDS encoding UDP-N-acetyl glucosamine 2-epimerase, producing MKVLGSYYPDGLYGDGNAAGRIVEVIVLTSAS from the coding sequence ATGAAAGTACTTGGATCATATTATCCAGATGGACTGTACGGTGACGGAAACGCTGCCGGAAGGATCGTTGAGGTGATAGTTCTCACAAGTGCATCTTAG
- a CDS encoding AAA family ATPase: MFIEKIEGKNFKSFDELKVDLGNFNVVIGPNASGKSNFIRIFEFLRDIANFGLDNAISLQGGHEYIRNMKIGSTQDLSLKVTSSESQSQNKEIPSFLGNGEVLKIVKIEYEFCLRFDQKTWCRVTKEELKQDLKIFTRKDQTDVFLKVLRKNGKLNYQIEVPDSNYKKMVENTLFLLKENIPENSLLMETPLFRFLTPLGDIFREIAIYDFDPKLSKKAIPITGKAELEENGQNLPIVVKKILENEESRKKFFNLVKDLLPFVESLDIEKLVDKSLLFKIRENYFEDYIPAPLISDGTINIIALVLVLYFEKKRVVIIEEPERNIHPYLVSKIVDMMKDASRQKQIIITTHNPEFVKYAGLENLLFVFRDEKGFSRIERPANKKEVEVFLKNEIGIDELYVQNLL, from the coding sequence ATGTTTATTGAAAAGATAGAGGGAAAAAACTTCAAGAGTTTTGATGAACTAAAAGTCGATCTTGGGAATTTCAATGTTGTGATTGGCCCTAACGCTTCAGGAAAGTCAAATTTCATTCGCATTTTTGAGTTTCTAAGAGATATTGCCAACTTTGGCCTGGATAACGCAATATCCCTGCAGGGAGGGCATGAGTACATAAGAAACATGAAAATAGGTTCAACCCAGGATCTATCGCTAAAGGTAACTTCTTCTGAATCACAGTCGCAAAACAAAGAAATACCATCTTTTCTAGGGAACGGAGAAGTTTTAAAGATAGTAAAGATTGAGTACGAATTTTGCTTGCGGTTTGACCAAAAGACATGGTGTAGAGTAACAAAAGAAGAATTGAAACAAGATCTTAAAATTTTTACAAGAAAAGATCAGACAGATGTTTTTTTAAAAGTTCTTCGGAAAAACGGAAAATTGAACTACCAGATAGAGGTACCAGATTCTAATTACAAAAAGATGGTCGAAAATACGCTCTTTTTATTGAAAGAAAATATACCAGAAAATTCTCTTTTGATGGAAACTCCTTTATTCAGGTTCCTGACCCCACTTGGTGATATATTCAGAGAGATCGCAATTTACGACTTCGATCCAAAACTGTCAAAAAAGGCTATTCCTATTACAGGGAAAGCCGAACTGGAAGAGAATGGCCAGAACTTACCAATAGTGGTTAAGAAAATACTGGAAAACGAAGAAAGCCGAAAAAAGTTTTTCAATCTTGTAAAAGACCTTCTTCCTTTTGTGGAAAGCCTTGATATAGAAAAACTTGTAGATAAATCTCTGTTGTTCAAGATACGAGAAAATTACTTTGAAGACTACATACCGGCACCTTTGATTTCTGATGGGACAATCAATATAATTGCCCTTGTTCTCGTTTTGTATTTCGAAAAGAAACGTGTGGTGATCATAGAAGAGCCAGAAAGAAACATTCACCCCTACCTTGTTTCCAAGATAGTAGATATGATGAAAGATGCTTCTCGTCAAAAGCAGATAATAATCACCACACACAATCCGGAGTTTGTGAAGTATGCAGGTCTAGAAAACTTGCTCTTTGTCTTTCGTGATGAAAAGGGTTTTTCGAGGATTGAAAGACCCGCAAATAAAAAAGAGGTAGAGGTATTTCTCAAGAACGAAATAGGTATAGATGAACTCTATGTCCAGAATTTACTGTGA
- a CDS encoding HD domain-containing phosphohydrolase produces MQVPLESFVKIFNHFGILEYRNFVKHSIQVAKITREMVEKLSLPVDLDLAYLSGLVHDTGLVLLASTENYKRFSDLFRGVADLEKLVFSLDEKNRHAGVSHTLISSVDFLSSECKEAVLYHHAPYHELKDETTTLLANCINAADRISQIHLKHHTEELSVDFLKEATERIENDPGITSPVKQVALEILHDHCIVYLLDENPRFHSPRLLSLSEFEPLVKILAFLLDVRSIYTRQHTLTVAEVSRIIAEEMLGEEDAKLVYIAALLHDVGKISVPLEILHKPGKLNEVEMFIMRNHVVDTYRILEEAGLGYITKIAAAHHERCDGSGYPLGLTSRNLTVHQKILQVTDVFSALIEDRPYRKALSVSEALKILEKEASQGKLDRRVIETLKLLVERKDTVSRLKEQAFARFSKMHL; encoded by the coding sequence GTGCAGGTTCCCCTTGAGTCTTTTGTGAAAATATTCAATCACTTTGGAATCCTCGAGTACAGAAATTTTGTCAAGCACTCTATCCAGGTTGCAAAAATTACAAGGGAGATGGTAGAAAAACTCTCACTTCCGGTAGATCTGGATCTTGCCTATCTTTCCGGGTTGGTACATGACACCGGGCTTGTTCTTCTCGCATCGACGGAGAACTACAAAAGGTTCAGCGACCTGTTCAGAGGAGTGGCCGACCTGGAAAAACTCGTATTTTCCCTCGATGAAAAGAACAGACACGCTGGTGTTTCCCATACACTCATTTCCTCCGTGGACTTTCTGTCTTCAGAATGTAAAGAGGCCGTTTTGTATCATCACGCACCATACCATGAACTGAAAGATGAAACAACAACCTTGCTTGCAAACTGTATAAACGCCGCTGACAGGATCTCCCAGATTCATCTGAAACACCACACCGAAGAGTTAAGTGTGGACTTTCTGAAAGAAGCAACCGAGAGAATAGAGAATGATCCGGGCATAACTTCACCGGTGAAACAGGTGGCACTGGAAATTCTGCACGATCACTGCATTGTATATCTTCTGGATGAGAATCCAAGGTTCCATTCTCCCAGGCTTTTGTCTCTCAGCGAGTTTGAACCCCTCGTTAAGATCCTTGCCTTCTTGCTCGATGTGAGAAGCATCTACACGAGACAGCACACACTCACGGTTGCCGAAGTTTCCAGAATCATTGCTGAAGAGATGCTGGGCGAAGAGGATGCCAAACTTGTTTACATCGCCGCTTTGCTTCACGACGTGGGAAAGATCAGCGTCCCACTTGAGATACTTCACAAACCGGGCAAATTGAACGAGGTTGAGATGTTCATCATGAGAAACCACGTGGTGGATACCTACAGAATTCTGGAAGAAGCAGGCCTTGGCTACATAACAAAGATAGCGGCCGCACACCATGAAAGGTGCGATGGATCTGGATATCCTCTTGGGCTGACCTCACGAAACCTCACCGTGCACCAGAAGATTCTTCAGGTAACGGATGTGTTCTCAGCACTCATCGAGGACAGACCATACAGAAAGGCACTCTCTGTTTCTGAAGCACTGAAGATTCTGGAAAAAGAAGCCTCTCAGGGTAAACTGGATCGAAGGGTGATCGAAACACTGAAACTCCTTGTGGAAAGGAAAGATACCGTTTCCCGGTTGAAAGAACAGGCTTTTGCCCGATTCTCTAAGATGCACTTGTGA
- a CDS encoding DUF1292 domain-containing protein translates to MSMHEHEHEHEHQTEVFSLFDQDGNEVFFHKLGEVEDEGNTFWVCEEVFLNDARDMIEDLGEVYIFKADETPEGIMLEGVEYETAKKVFEKWQQSIPDIEEMFFEEDGE, encoded by the coding sequence ATGAGTATGCACGAGCATGAACACGAACATGAACATCAGACGGAAGTCTTCAGCCTGTTCGACCAGGATGGAAACGAGGTGTTCTTCCACAAACTGGGAGAAGTTGAAGACGAAGGGAATACCTTCTGGGTCTGCGAAGAGGTCTTTCTGAACGACGCAAGGGACATGATAGAAGACCTCGGTGAAGTTTACATCTTCAAGGCAGACGAGACTCCCGAAGGCATCATGCTGGAAGGAGTAGAATACGAAACGGCGAAAAAAGTCTTCGAGAAGTGGCAGCAGAGCATTCCCGATATCGAAGAGATGTTCTTCGAAGAGGACGGGGAATGA
- a CDS encoding single-stranded DNA-binding protein, which translates to MSFFNRIILIGRLVRDPEERYTLSGTPVTTFTIAVDRVPRKNAPDDAQTTDFFRVVTFGRLAEFARTYLTKGRLILVEGEMRMRRWETQTGEKRVSPEVVANVVRFMDRKPVEMPSEDIEEKLEIPEEDFTDDTFSEDEPPF; encoded by the coding sequence ATGTCTTTTTTCAACAGGATCATCCTCATTGGAAGACTCGTGAGAGACCCTGAAGAGAGATACACCCTGAGTGGAACGCCCGTCACCACCTTCACGATAGCGGTGGATAGGGTTCCAAGGAAGAACGCCCCCGACGATGCTCAAACGACGGACTTTTTCAGGGTGGTGACATTTGGAAGGCTCGCAGAGTTCGCAAGAACTTACCTCACCAAAGGAAGGCTCATCCTCGTCGAAGGTGAAATGAGAATGAGAAGATGGGAAACCCAGACCGGAGAAAAGAGGGTCTCTCCAGAGGTGGTTGCGAACGTCGTGAGGTTCATGGACAGAAAGCCTGTCGAGATGCCCAGCGAAGACATCGAAGAAAAACTGGAGATTCCAGAGGAAGATTTCACCGATGATACCTTCAGTGAAGACGAACCGCCATTCTGA
- a CDS encoding glycosyltransferase, giving the protein MKILVIGYMHSRDDKRVFRTVRALSKRWKVIYQYRTKESESGFEERGIEYIPLKCENTGSVLRKLSERRIFDEKICHLVEREDYDVLYLHHFPATKPLKPFLITKKQGKKIIYDIHEYHPQNFLNVLPRPLSDLKEFFMWRIFKKQLELSDLCIFVSEETRDEIVAKTGLAPSKTFVVPNYASLKIEPDSGRKRKEIIMVGKTQRNLTYEKKLIKALIEKGFSFRVIGMESKVFSDVPHTYTSFLPYEKMMEEISKGMFSLVSYSTIGREDYKNDLYALPHKFYDSIAAGTPVVVKKSFVSMARLVKELEIGVVIDPSNTEDSLRKIEDACQRYERILENIKKHQNLFVWDERKEEEFLKKIAEVIE; this is encoded by the coding sequence GTGAAGATTCTTGTCATCGGATACATGCATTCTCGAGACGACAAAAGGGTCTTCAGAACGGTGCGAGCACTGTCTAAAAGATGGAAGGTCATATACCAGTACCGAACGAAGGAATCAGAATCCGGTTTCGAGGAAAGAGGAATTGAATACATACCACTAAAATGCGAGAACACAGGAAGCGTTTTGCGCAAACTTTCAGAAAGAAGGATCTTCGATGAGAAGATCTGTCATCTTGTGGAAAGAGAGGACTACGATGTGCTTTACCTCCATCACTTTCCGGCCACGAAGCCCTTGAAACCATTTCTGATAACCAAAAAACAGGGGAAAAAGATCATCTACGATATTCACGAATACCATCCCCAAAATTTCCTCAACGTCCTTCCCAGACCATTGAGTGATCTGAAAGAATTTTTCATGTGGAGAATATTCAAAAAACAACTTGAACTGTCTGACCTGTGTATCTTTGTCTCTGAAGAAACACGGGATGAGATCGTCGCAAAAACTGGTCTGGCCCCGTCAAAGACCTTCGTTGTTCCGAATTATGCGTCATTGAAAATCGAACCTGATTCCGGCAGAAAAAGAAAGGAAATCATCATGGTGGGAAAAACCCAGAGAAATCTCACCTATGAAAAGAAACTCATAAAGGCACTGATCGAAAAGGGATTTTCTTTCAGAGTAATAGGAATGGAATCAAAAGTGTTCTCCGATGTGCCTCACACATACACTTCCTTTCTACCGTATGAGAAAATGATGGAGGAGATCTCAAAAGGAATGTTTTCGCTTGTGTCTTACAGTACAATCGGGAGAGAGGACTACAAGAACGATTTGTACGCTCTGCCGCATAAATTTTACGATTCCATCGCTGCCGGTACTCCGGTTGTTGTCAAAAAATCCTTCGTATCAATGGCAAGGTTAGTTAAAGAGTTAGAGATAGGAGTTGTCATTGATCCTTCAAATACAGAGGACAGTTTGAGGAAAATAGAAGACGCCTGTCAAAGATACGAAAGAATACTGGAAAACATCAAGAAACATCAGAACCTTTTCGTCTGGGATGAAAGGAAAGAAGAAGAATTTCTGAAGAAAATAGCCGAGGTGATCGAATGA
- a CDS encoding DUF4276 family protein, translating into MLLIIFVEGNDDERFFERIVVPVLKKKFDSVKLVKYAQMKKERLESYIRSITSAGWDYIYVTDMDDSPCVTARKQQIQNYLPNIDPKRVVVVIREIESWYLAGLNKDKSRDLKIKERKLKNTENITKEQFNRLIPEKYSRINFMIELLENFSIETAKQKNRSFKYFVEKFCS; encoded by the coding sequence ATGCTCCTGATCATATTTGTTGAAGGAAATGATGATGAAAGATTCTTTGAAAGAATTGTGGTGCCAGTTTTGAAGAAAAAATTTGATAGTGTGAAATTGGTAAAATACGCTCAGATGAAAAAAGAGCGGCTTGAGAGTTATATACGTTCCATCACAAGTGCTGGATGGGATTACATTTATGTAACTGATATGGACGATTCACCATGTGTAACTGCGAGAAAGCAACAAATACAGAATTATTTGCCCAATATAGATCCAAAAAGGGTTGTCGTTGTTATCAGAGAGATAGAAAGCTGGTATCTTGCTGGATTGAACAAAGACAAATCTCGAGATTTAAAAATCAAAGAAAGAAAATTAAAAAACACCGAAAATATAACAAAGGAACAATTCAACCGTTTGATCCCAGAGAAATATTCTAGAATAAACTTTATGATCGAATTGCTTGAAAACTTTTCCATAGAAACAGCCAAACAAAAAAACAGATCTTTCAAGTATTTTGTCGAAAAATTCTGTTCCTAA
- the rpsR gene encoding 30S ribosomal protein S18 — protein sequence MAYRRRRKKIKKCRLCEMKLDYVDYKDTKLLSDFLTDKGKIIPKRLTGTCAKHQRMVKVAIKRARQMGLLPYLKI from the coding sequence GTGGCTTACAGAAGAAGAAGAAAGAAGATCAAAAAGTGCAGACTCTGTGAGATGAAATTGGATTACGTTGACTATAAAGACACAAAACTCCTCAGTGATTTCCTCACGGACAAGGGAAAGATCATTCCAAAAAGGCTCACCGGAACGTGCGCCAAGCATCAGAGAATGGTGAAGGTGGCCATCAAGAGGGCAAGACAGATGGGACTACTTCCTTACCTGAAGATATAA
- a CDS encoding MBL fold metallo-hydrolase translates to MEIERLTERVSYVPNPVNIGVVHAENSSVLIDSGIDESVPRKVSRLLEKPPLYLINTHSHADHCGGNAFLKKRFSTRVLASELEKEIIEHTVLEPFYLYGAFPPEELRNKFLMAKPSKVDETLKEGPLILDGVELEIVSLSGHSPGQIGVAVDGVLFCADSVFSEESIKKHRIFVVYNVEEFLQTLNFLEKTNYNYYVPSHGKVVQDIEELVELNRKTVESVINTILDILKVPAKTEELMKSLFDRFEITLENLTQYVLYRSTVHAYLSFLLDRKEVEREFRENTLLWRRV, encoded by the coding sequence GTGGAGATAGAACGCCTCACAGAGAGGGTGTCTTACGTTCCAAACCCGGTGAACATAGGAGTCGTTCACGCAGAAAATTCCAGCGTTCTCATAGACAGCGGCATCGACGAAAGCGTTCCGAGAAAGGTCTCACGTCTTTTAGAAAAGCCTCCGCTCTATCTCATAAACACCCACTCACACGCCGACCACTGCGGCGGGAACGCGTTTTTGAAAAAGCGTTTTTCCACCAGAGTGCTCGCCTCGGAACTGGAAAAAGAGATCATAGAACACACCGTCCTCGAACCGTTCTACCTCTACGGTGCCTTTCCACCTGAAGAACTCAGAAACAAGTTCCTCATGGCAAAACCTTCAAAGGTCGACGAAACACTGAAAGAAGGCCCTCTCATTCTCGATGGAGTGGAACTTGAGATCGTCTCTCTTTCCGGACACTCCCCAGGACAGATCGGTGTGGCCGTGGATGGTGTTCTCTTCTGTGCCGATTCGGTCTTTTCCGAAGAGTCGATCAAAAAACACAGGATCTTCGTCGTCTACAACGTGGAAGAGTTCCTTCAGACGCTGAACTTTCTGGAAAAGACAAACTACAACTACTACGTGCCGTCTCATGGGAAGGTGGTTCAGGACATAGAAGAACTTGTTGAACTCAACAGAAAAACGGTAGAAAGCGTCATCAACACGATCCTGGACATTCTGAAGGTTCCAGCAAAAACAGAAGAACTCATGAAGAGTCTTTTCGACAGGTTTGAAATCACCCTGGAGAACCTCACACAGTACGTACTCTACAGATCCACCGTTCATGCGTATCTGAGTTTTCTTCTGGATAGAAAAGAAGTGGAAAGAGAGTTCAGAGAAAACACACTCTTGTGGAGGCGAGTGTGA